The genomic DNA catttgatttggtaGAGAACAGCAGCCGCGGGACAACCCGACAGTACTTGAAAACAAATggtcagctagctaacgttatggtATCCAACTAGCTAAATTAGCTAACGTTGGTAGCCTCATAGCCGTTCAACCAAATAATACGAACGCAAAAATAGCTAAAGTAAGATATTTCTAATATGAATTAATACCAGCAATTACTAAACAAATAAAACCTAAAAGTTTCACAagtatgttaaaaaaaaaagtaacctAAATATCTCTAAGTAGGTATCGGTTGGTAATGCAAACTTGCTAGCTTGGCATTTCTTTTTAGGTCATTTGAAGCAGCAGTAGCCGGTAATGCAATTACAACAAATGATATACCAAGCAGTCGTTATTAAAAGGATCACTACAAATAATAACCACATAACGTTACCATTTCAGCGTTTTGTTATTTGGTTGAGGAACTGAGGAGCTCGGAAACAATTTCGGTTGAAGACGGAGAGAAACAATAAAGCCCTTCAGGCTCGTAAAAGCTCCGGGACTCCTCGCGAGCGAACATCGACCAATGGGAATTCGTGTTGTTTCTTTGAATATTTTTCCTGCCCAACCACAGCGCTGCTTGTACACATTTTACCCATCCCCCACCGCAACTTCGGCACGTCCTTTGCGCACGAGACCAAGTAGGCTGGACTGCTGAGCTAGACATTGCCActcaaaatgtatttgtattgATGATCAATATTATTCACGTGATTGACTAATAAAATGCTGAAATAATATATTACGTGCATGCGCACATCTTGATATTGCATATTCAGAAATACTCAAAGCACTTATCTTTGATTATGCATGCATTgtatgcagttgcaaactgacTGGATGTCCTAAAATATTAATTTGACTCACAATTGGTGTACAAAATCAATGGGTAACTAATTAGCTAGTGCACAATGAATTCAAAAAACTCAGCAGTATTTTGCTAGTTTGCCTGAGTATCTATTCGTATCATGTCATTTTAAGACGAGGTTTTGCATTGCAATGCATTAGAAAAGTAAACCGCTTACGATAAATAATCGGGGGAAATCGTTGATTTCATCGAATTAGGAGGGGACCGTTTATTGACTGACAAGAGGAATCTACCAGTAGAAAATCAACAGTTTGTGGTCTGCTGTTGTAATTGGCCTATCAGAACGCAGTATTCAACGGTATGTTACTCTGCGAATTGGTTAAGCGCGCGGGGGGCGGGGAGCTGAACCTAGGAAGGAGAGAATCTGGCTGCTGGTGGCGAAGATGGCCGACGGGGACAGTGGGAGTGAGCGCGGTGGCAGCAGTGGTGGCGTAGGGGGTGGAAGCGGCGGGTTTCAGCACTACCAGCGGGACCAGGAGACCCAGGAGCTGGCCTCAAAGCGACTGGACATCCAGAACAAACGCTTCTACCTGGATGTAAAGCAGAATGCGAAGGGCAGATTCATCAAAATCGCCGAGGTCGGCGCCGGGGGCTCGAAAAGTCGTCTGACCCTTTCCATGTCAGTTGCCGCCGAGTTCCGTGACTACCTGGGGGATTTTATAGAGCACTACGCCCAACTTGGGCCTAGCAGCCCCGAGCAGATCGCTCAGTCATCCGGTGGGGATGACAGTGGGCCTAGGCGGGCCTTGAAGAGTGAGTTCCTGGTTCGAGAAAACCGAAAATACTACCTCGATCTGAAGGAGAACCAGCGGGGGAGGTTCCTCCGCATCAGGCAGACCCTCAACCGAGGCCCCGGGTTCGGAGTAGGAAGTGGCGGAGTCCCTGGTGGAATGCAGTCCGGACAAACCATCGCCCTCCCGGCCCAAGGGTTAATAGAGTTCCGTGACGCCCTAGCCAAACATATAGACGACTACGGAGGAGATGACGAGGAACTGGCCGGTGGCGGAGGAGCAGGGGGCTACAGCGAGCTTCCGGAGGGCACCTCTATCATGGTGGACTCCAAACGGTTCTTCTTCGACGTCGGGTCCAACAAATACGGAGTTTTCATGAGGGTGAGCGAAGTCAAACCCAGCTATAGAAACTCGATCACTATCCCGTTCAAAGCGTGGGGCAAGTTTGGAGGCGCATTCTCCCGTTATGCCGAAGAGATGAAAGAGATACAGGAGAGACCGAAGGATAAAATGTTTGAAAGGAGAccaggaggaggagttgcaggaGGAGAAGAGTCGGAGGGAGACGAGGTGGACGACGATTGATCAAGCCGACTGTGCAATCTGATCAAGCTGTCTGACAACGTGACGCAAAGCTTGAATAGAAGAAGACCTATTTTGTGCATGACGTATGAATCGAAcc from Oncorhynchus clarkii lewisi isolate Uvic-CL-2024 chromosome 30, UVic_Ocla_1.0, whole genome shotgun sequence includes the following:
- the LOC139389812 gene encoding transcriptional regulator protein Pur-beta, which produces MADGDSGSERGGSSGGVGGGSGGFQHYQRDQETQELASKRLDIQNKRFYLDVKQNAKGRFIKIAEVGAGGSKSRLTLSMSVAAEFRDYLGDFIEHYAQLGPSSPEQIAQSSGGDDSGPRRALKSEFLVRENRKYYLDLKENQRGRFLRIRQTLNRGPGFGVGSGGVPGGMQSGQTIALPAQGLIEFRDALAKHIDDYGGDDEELAGGGGAGGYSELPEGTSIMVDSKRFFFDVGSNKYGVFMRVSEVKPSYRNSITIPFKAWGKFGGAFSRYAEEMKEIQERPKDKMFERRPGGGVAGGEESEGDEVDDD